In Castanea sativa cultivar Marrone di Chiusa Pesio chromosome 6, ASM4071231v1, a single window of DNA contains:
- the LOC142638286 gene encoding two-pore potassium channel 1-like encodes MASNGVEEPLLSGMVDPSVQTKKKNSLKRRRYRRCKSAPLAEFVPPETKGIGRIPRTESISGKLHPSFKQVAVFLAVYLGVGAVTFLLVRNQIEGKKTNGFLDAVYFCVVTMTTVGYGDLVPDSTLTKLLACAFVFTGMALIGLTLSKAADYLVEKQEILLVKALHMTHNVGTTEILKEVETNKARYKCLTVFILLLVLIIIGTIFLATVEKLDLVDAFYCVCATITTLGYGDKSFSTEVGRAFAVIWILTSTITLAQFFLYIAELSTEMRQRALANWVRTRKMTSVDLEAADIDDDGVVDASDFIIYKLKEMGKISQEDISLFLEEFEDLDVDQSGTLSVSDITLAQS; translated from the exons ATGGCCTCTAATGGTGTGGAAGAGCCCTTGCTGTCAGGAATGGTAGATCCTTCAgttcaaaccaaaaagaaaaattctctGAAGAGAAGAAGATATCGCCGTTGTAAAAGTGCTCCTCTTGCAGAATTTGTTCCTCCAGAAACAAAAGGGATTGGCCGGATTCCACGCACTGAATCCATTTCTGGGAAGCTACATCCAAGTTTTAAGCAAGTAGCCGTATTCTTGGCTGTTTACTTAGGTGTAGGAGCTGTAACCTTCCTTCTTGTTAGGAACCAGATTGAGGGGAAGAAAACAAATGGATTTCTTGATGCTGTGTATTTTTGTGTTGTGACAATGACAACTGTTGGGTATGGAGACCTGGTTCCTGATAGTACCCTTACAAAACTACTTGCTTGTGCCTTTGTTTTCACTGGAATGGCTCTGATTGGACTAACCCTGAGCAAAGCAGCAGACTATTTAGTAGAGAAGCAAGAAATATTACTTGTTAAGGCCTTACATATGACTCATAATGTTGGTACCACTGAAATTCTAAAAGAGGTAGAGACCAACAAAGCGAGATATAAATGTTTAACAGTCTTTATCCTTCTTTTGGTGCTTATAATTATTGGGACAATCTTCCTAGCTACTGTTGAAAAATTAGACCTTGTTGATGCATTTTATTGTGTATGTGCTACCATCACAACCCTGGGCTATGGAGATAAGAGTTTCTCAACAGAAGTGGGGCGTGCTTTTGCAGTAATTTGGATATTGACTAGTACTATTACCTTAGCTCAGTTTTTTCTCTACATTGCTGAGCTTAGCACTGAAATGAGACAAAGGGCACTGGCCAATTGGGTTCGCACTCGGAAGATGACAAGTGTAGATCTTGAAGCAGCTGATATTGACGATGATGGGGTTGTTGA tgctTCGGACTTCATCATATATAAACTGAAAGAGATGGGGAAGATAAGTCAAGAAGATATTTCACTATTTCTAGAAGAGTTTGAAGATCTGGATGTTGATCAGTCAGGAACTCTGTCAGTGTCTGACATAACGCTTGCTCAGTCTTAG